A region of Moorena producens PAL-8-15-08-1 DNA encodes the following proteins:
- a CDS encoding RNA-guided endonuclease InsQ/TnpB family protein, whose amino-acid sequence MVKRKAQIGVQQILLHPDTETEAILNYLCQQSGKLYNMGLYLTRQLFFKTGKILTGKFDLCYEESISKSLIAKSLPSTPAQQTLYSVIEAFKSYKSLRDIWYKGQLSYKPSPPKYLKGSKLFKVAYPNSGGQKPKIKNGKLVFSLGLTVKRWFGVKNFSLPFPSNLEGRKIKEWTILPKNGAFYLEVSYEIPNQTPVTQNANEALSIDLGTSSNLAACVDTLGNSFLIDSRAMKSYNQHWNKQVATRKEGKPQGYWDKWLDQVTRKRNHRVRDGINKAARLIINHCLKHGIGTIVLGWNEGFKTSANMGKINNQKFVQIPLGKLKDRLSQLCDLYKIKLVLTEEAYTSKASYLDGDSLPMFGSKPAGWKASGRRIKRGLYKSASNSIVNADLNGSANILRKVARNLGLDLGRLGRRPLTTAARIRLWAQARVYPVRRIPASKDRGVSKI is encoded by the coding sequence ATGGTTAAGAGAAAGGCACAAATAGGAGTACAGCAAATTTTGCTACATCCTGACACAGAGACAGAAGCAATCCTAAACTACCTTTGCCAGCAGTCAGGGAAACTTTACAACATGGGACTGTATTTAACTCGTCAGTTATTTTTCAAGACCGGCAAGATATTGACTGGGAAATTTGACTTGTGTTACGAAGAAAGTATAAGTAAATCATTAATAGCTAAGTCGCTTCCTTCTACTCCGGCTCAACAGACTTTATACAGTGTGATAGAAGCCTTTAAGTCCTACAAGAGTCTCAGAGATATTTGGTACAAAGGTCAATTGTCCTATAAGCCTTCCCCTCCGAAATACTTAAAAGGGTCTAAGCTGTTTAAAGTTGCCTATCCTAATTCTGGGGGACAAAAACCAAAGATAAAAAATGGAAAGCTTGTTTTTTCTCTTGGCTTAACCGTAAAACGCTGGTTTGGAGTAAAAAACTTCTCTTTACCCTTTCCTAGCAACTTGGAAGGAAGAAAAATCAAAGAGTGGACTATTCTCCCGAAAAATGGTGCCTTTTACTTGGAAGTGTCCTATGAGATTCCAAATCAGACCCCAGTCACTCAAAACGCCAACGAAGCATTAAGCATAGACCTTGGGACTTCTAGTAACTTAGCTGCTTGCGTTGACACCTTAGGGAATTCGTTTTTGATCGATTCTCGTGCAATGAAATCCTATAACCAGCATTGGAACAAGCAGGTTGCTACTAGAAAAGAAGGGAAGCCGCAGGGATATTGGGACAAGTGGCTCGACCAAGTTACCAGGAAGCGAAACCATCGAGTTCGGGATGGAATCAACAAAGCTGCCCGACTAATCATTAACCACTGTCTAAAACACGGGATTGGAACGATCGTATTGGGCTGGAACGAAGGATTTAAGACCAGCGCAAATATGGGAAAGATCAATAATCAAAAATTTGTACAGATCCCATTAGGTAAACTAAAAGATCGATTATCTCAACTTTGCGATTTATACAAGATTAAATTAGTACTAACTGAAGAAGCTTATACTAGCAAAGCTTCGTACCTAGATGGAGACTCCCTACCTATGTTTGGCAGTAAGCCAGCCGGGTGGAAAGCATCGGGACGAAGGATTAAGCGCGGTTTGTACAAATCCGCAAGCAACTCGATCGTAAATGCAGACTTGAACGGCAGTGCAAATATACTGCGAAAAGTAGCCAGAAACCTAGGCTTAGACTTAGGCAGACTGGGTAGGCGGCCTTTGACGACCGCAGCGAGGATTAGACTTTGGGCGCAAGCTCGCGTCTACCCTGTCCGCAGAATCCCCGCGTCTAAAGACCGGGGAGTGTCAAAAATTTAG
- a CDS encoding cytochrome P450, giving the protein MPQSPIPSIKAARKSKFNLPPGPKGYLLFQLSKLQHQPIEYFGHMWQEYGDLVRLPIMPGLSLNLASHPDHAEHILSSHQERYGKPDLFLKSMNLLQGQGLFTSEGEVWLRQRRLMQPAFHQKQLVKLHNVILDCVESLLREWSEKPEGEIIDIAAEMSRLTLKIVSSTLFSIDISSKTDKLGQSLRTALEYVYYRMNSPLALPVWMPTPRNFEFRKAKQTLDRLVLDIIQYRREHPSEQNDLLSMLLTAQDEETGIGMSDRELQDEVITLINAGHETTATALAWTWYLIGTHPDAMAQMQDEIQTVLNGNYPTVENLFQLEYTRRVFDESSRLCPIGLGLPRVALSDDEIQGYFIPKGTIFTIAQYFIFRHPDFWDNPEQFNPDRFLPEKVKQRPKFAFFPFGAGQHICIGKNLALMESTLILAAIMQRFHIELVPNQSIEIDPRFSLRPKYGINVRVRKRY; this is encoded by the coding sequence ATGCCTCAATCTCCAATCCCCTCAATTAAAGCTGCTAGAAAAAGTAAATTTAATTTACCACCAGGACCAAAAGGATATTTACTGTTTCAACTTTCTAAACTTCAGCATCAGCCAATTGAATATTTTGGGCATATGTGGCAGGAATATGGAGATTTAGTACGCCTGCCAATCATGCCAGGATTAAGTTTAAATTTGGCGAGCCATCCAGATCATGCAGAACATATTTTGTCTAGCCATCAGGAACGATATGGAAAGCCAGATCTATTTCTCAAATCCATGAACTTACTTCAGGGGCAAGGACTTTTTACTAGTGAAGGAGAGGTTTGGCTTCGACAGCGACGCTTAATGCAGCCAGCATTTCATCAAAAGCAATTGGTTAAACTTCATAATGTAATCCTTGATTGTGTAGAATCACTTCTGCGTGAATGGTCGGAAAAGCCAGAAGGCGAAATTATTGATATTGCAGCCGAAATGTCACGGCTTACCTTAAAAATTGTCAGTTCCACCCTATTCAGTATTGATATCAGTAGTAAAACAGATAAACTAGGGCAGTCTTTGCGAACAGCTTTGGAATATGTTTATTACCGAATGAATAGCCCCCTGGCACTACCTGTATGGATGCCTACCCCCAGAAATTTTGAATTCCGTAAAGCAAAACAAACACTCGACCGCCTCGTTTTAGACATTATCCAGTACCGTCGTGAACATCCCTCAGAGCAAAATGATTTGCTGTCAATGCTTCTAACTGCTCAAGATGAAGAGACTGGAATTGGGATGAGCGATCGCGAACTTCAAGACGAAGTAATTACGTTAATTAATGCCGGACATGAAACCACAGCTACTGCATTAGCTTGGACATGGTATCTAATCGGAACCCATCCTGATGCTATGGCTCAGATGCAAGATGAAATACAAACCGTTTTAAATGGCAATTACCCTACGGTTGAGAATTTGTTCCAACTCGAATACACTCGTCGCGTATTTGATGAATCGTCACGTCTTTGCCCAATCGGTTTAGGGCTACCGAGAGTTGCCTTAAGCGATGATGAAATTCAAGGATATTTTATTCCCAAAGGTACGATTTTCACTATTGCTCAATACTTCATTTTTCGCCATCCTGATTTTTGGGATAATCCAGAACAGTTCAACCCTGACCGATTTCTACCTGAAAAAGTGAAGCAAAGACCTAAATTTGCCTTTTTTCCCTTTGGCGCAGGTCAACACATCTGTATTGGCAAAAATTTAGCTCTGATGGAATCTACACTAATCTTAGCAGCCATCATGCAACGGTTTCACATTGAATTAGTTCCTAATCAATCCATAGAAATAGACCCCAGATTTTCCCTACGTCCTAAATATGGCATTAACGTTAGAGTGCGGAAAAGATATTAA
- a CDS encoding CobW family GTP-binding protein translates to MQTLPTDSPSGQGMEAPKQGLPVTIITGFLGSGKTTLLNHILSNQEGVKTAVLVNEFGEIGIDNELIINTDDNMIALNNGCICCTINDDLIEAVYKVLEHPDKLDYLVVETTGLADPLPVALSFLGTELRDMTRLDSIVTMVDSENFSIDLFNSDVATNQIAYGDIIILNKTDLVDQANVDHLENRLRDMKTDARILRTTKAQVPIPLILSVGLFESDKYFDSKASDHDHDHHHHDHDHHHHHDHDHHHHDHDHHHHDHDHAHHHHSDHLEIDGFTSLSFESDKPLGLRKFQDFLDNKLPSNVFRAKGILWFDQSPHRHIFHLSGKRFSIEDDEWKGEPKNQLVLIGQDLDHDTLREELNQCISSESTNTGTGIW, encoded by the coding sequence ATGCAAACTTTACCGACTGATTCCCCATCTGGTCAAGGCATGGAAGCTCCGAAACAAGGCTTACCCGTTACCATTATTACCGGTTTCCTGGGTAGCGGAAAAACCACCCTCCTTAACCATATCTTAAGTAATCAAGAAGGCGTCAAAACAGCAGTCCTTGTTAATGAGTTTGGTGAAATTGGTATTGATAATGAGCTGATTATCAATACTGATGATAATATGATCGCCCTGAATAATGGCTGTATCTGCTGCACCATTAATGATGATTTAATTGAAGCAGTTTACAAGGTATTGGAGCATCCAGACAAGCTGGATTATTTAGTGGTGGAAACCACCGGATTAGCTGACCCCTTACCAGTGGCGCTAAGCTTTTTGGGCACAGAATTGCGAGATATGACTCGTCTCGATTCTATTGTCACTATGGTAGATTCAGAAAACTTTAGTATCGATCTATTTAATAGTGACGTTGCAACTAATCAGATTGCTTATGGAGATATTATTATCCTCAACAAGACTGACTTGGTAGATCAAGCCAATGTAGACCATTTGGAAAACCGGCTCAGAGATATGAAAACTGATGCTAGGATTTTGAGAACTACTAAAGCCCAAGTGCCAATTCCTTTAATTCTCAGTGTTGGTCTCTTTGAGTCCGATAAGTATTTCGACAGCAAAGCATCAGATCATGATCATGACCATCACCACCATGATCATGACCATCATCACCATCATGACCATGATCATCACCATCATGATCATGACCATCACCACCATGATCATGATCACGCTCATCACCATCACTCCGATCACCTAGAAATTGACGGATTCACTTCCCTTTCTTTCGAGAGTGACAAGCCCCTAGGGCTTCGGAAGTTTCAGGATTTCCTAGACAATAAGTTACCCTCTAATGTGTTCCGCGCTAAGGGAATTCTCTGGTTTGATCAAAGTCCTCACCGTCACATATTCCACCTCAGTGGTAAGCGTTTCTCTATTGAAGATGATGAGTGGAAAGGTGAACCAAAAAATCAATTAGTGCTGATTGGACAAGATTTAGATCATGATACATTACGTGAGGAATTAAACCAGTGTATCTCTTCAGAGTCTACCAATACAGGGACGGGGATTTGGTAG
- a CDS encoding sulfotransferase domain-containing protein produces the protein MADYKQALVKDGKNPEGLIVFPAFITQKEMDALKDFRVGDRDTFVVAYPKSGTTWMEQIVHLLGLNGEQGDKVLSEAVPWLEGAATRYGGLENLIKTSGDRRYFHTHLPLSLMPMFGKTKAKYIYVARNPKDNAVSYYYHALSKMGYEGSWSEFIQLYREGKVAYGSIFDHVFDWWKASQHSDNVMFVKYEDMKKNLAQVVTDVASFIDIPLTSDLLDTVVAASDFSAMAINPKANLDWVPQREGIPKHMRKGIVGDWKNHFSSEETSSFDALYQSRMVQFGLEFDFEGSRE, from the coding sequence ATGGCAGACTATAAGCAAGCACTGGTTAAAGACGGTAAGAATCCAGAAGGTCTAATTGTCTTTCCAGCTTTCATTACCCAGAAGGAAATGGATGCCCTTAAAGACTTTAGAGTGGGGGATCGGGATACCTTTGTTGTCGCCTATCCTAAATCTGGGACAACATGGATGGAGCAGATTGTTCACTTGCTTGGCTTAAATGGAGAGCAGGGCGACAAAGTATTGAGTGAAGCAGTTCCTTGGTTAGAAGGTGCAGCAACTCGTTATGGAGGTTTAGAGAATCTGATTAAAACTTCTGGCGATCGCCGTTACTTTCACACTCATTTACCCTTGTCTCTGATGCCAATGTTTGGCAAAACTAAAGCAAAGTATATTTATGTTGCTCGCAATCCTAAGGATAATGCTGTCTCCTATTATTATCATGCATTGAGCAAAATGGGATACGAGGGTAGTTGGAGCGAATTTATTCAGCTATATCGTGAAGGTAAGGTCGCCTATGGCTCAATATTTGATCATGTATTCGACTGGTGGAAAGCGAGCCAACATTCAGATAATGTCATGTTTGTCAAGTACGAAGACATGAAAAAGAATTTAGCTCAAGTCGTTACCGATGTTGCTAGCTTTATCGATATTCCTTTAACGTCCGATTTATTAGATACTGTGGTTGCTGCTAGTGACTTTTCGGCAATGGCAATCAATCCCAAAGCTAATCTGGATTGGGTTCCTCAGCGAGAAGGTATCCCCAAACATATGCGCAAAGGAATTGTAGGAGATTGGAAAAACCACTTTTCTTCAGAAGAGACTAGTAGTTTTGATGCTCTATATCAATCCAGAATGGTACAATTTGGTCTGGAATTTGACTTTGAAGGGAGTAGGGAGTAG
- a CDS encoding CatA-like O-acetyltransferase gives MDDLNYYLDKYDAIPLDTDQYKNSYVGWALDFFIDETKVINPYLDITLRLDLTDAETNYKDNFKNDYSTFTCFLIWKLLKALKKHPSFWLRFINYKWYQINNPPLFCPTAVGGEVRFVEMVINNATKLGWLEFSELYRNTKDSIFANPILPNTNERFYAYQLGQFVGNLPGLDFISFAMQTGRDSTQSFFYFGKRTYDENQQRLTVPLAIKFHHGNLDPFIIELLVKDYLAELSKH, from the coding sequence ATGGATGATTTAAATTACTATTTAGACAAATACGACGCTATACCTTTAGATACTGATCAATACAAAAATAGTTATGTCGGCTGGGCACTAGACTTTTTTATTGACGAAACAAAGGTAATAAATCCTTATTTAGATATTACGTTACGATTAGACTTAACCGATGCGGAAACTAATTATAAGGATAATTTCAAGAATGACTATTCAACCTTTACATGTTTCTTAATCTGGAAATTACTTAAAGCGCTGAAAAAGCATCCTTCTTTTTGGTTGAGATTTATTAATTATAAATGGTATCAAATTAATAACCCACCATTATTTTGTCCGACAGCAGTGGGAGGCGAAGTTCGATTTGTAGAGATGGTCATTAATAATGCCACAAAATTAGGATGGCTTGAATTTTCAGAACTATACAGAAATACCAAAGACAGTATTTTCGCTAATCCTATATTGCCCAATACTAATGAGAGGTTCTATGCTTACCAACTGGGTCAATTTGTTGGTAATCTTCCTGGCTTAGATTTTATAAGTTTTGCTATGCAGACAGGTCGTGATAGTACCCAGAGTTTTTTCTACTTTGGGAAGCGAACCTACGACGAAAATCAGCAAAGACTAACGGTGCCTTTAGCTATAAAATTTCACCATGGCAATTTAGATCCATTTATAATAGAATTGTTAGTTAAGGATTATCTAGCTGAATTAAGTAAGCATTAA
- a CDS encoding dihydrofolate reductase family protein, translating into MTNYVYIATSLDGFIATSDGELDWLEEIPNPEQSDYGYAEFMKSIDAIVIGRKTFDKVLSFGQWVYHKPVFLLSNSLTKLPEENFGKAEIVSGDIKKIINQLNQKGYTNLYIDGGRVIQSFLQEDLVDEMIITRVPILLGKGVPLFGTLEQHLKFRHKKTEIYNDTLVKSYYIRDTNRGDNR; encoded by the coding sequence ATGACAAATTATGTTTATATAGCAACAAGCTTAGATGGATTTATCGCTACAAGTGATGGCGAATTAGATTGGTTAGAAGAAATACCTAACCCAGAACAAAGTGATTATGGATATGCTGAGTTTATGAAAAGCATAGATGCCATAGTGATAGGAAGAAAAACCTTTGATAAAGTTTTGAGTTTTGGTCAATGGGTTTATCATAAACCCGTTTTTTTATTAAGCAATAGCTTAACGAAACTTCCAGAAGAAAATTTTGGTAAAGCAGAAATTGTTAGTGGAGATATAAAAAAAATAATTAATCAGTTGAATCAAAAGGGATATACAAATCTTTACATAGATGGAGGTAGAGTAATACAAAGTTTTCTTCAAGAAGACCTTGTTGATGAAATGATTATTACTCGCGTTCCAATTCTTTTGGGAAAAGGCGTTCCTTTATTTGGGACCCTAGAACAACATCTTAAATTCCGACACAAAAAAACTGAAATATATAATGATACTTTGGTTAAAAGCTACTATATAAGAGACACAAACCGGGGAGATAACAGATAA
- the cysS gene encoding cysteine--tRNA ligase gives MTLHLYNTLTRRKESFEPLETGKVRMYCCGITAYDFCHLGHARTCIVWDTARRYLQWRGYDVNYVQNFTDIDDKILNRARREGTSMEAVSERFIDAYFEDMARLNVKEANAYPRATDSLDGIKRLVCELEKKGYAYEADGDVYYSVRRFDDYGKLSGRKLEDLQAGASGRVDVADSTEPKKKDPFDFALWKSAKPEEPCWESPWGAGRPGWHIECSAMVRDMLGETIDIHTGGSDLVFPHHENEIAQSEAITGKSLARYWLHNGMVKVDGEKMSKSLGNFTTIRELLDRPVDPMAVRLFVLMAQYRKPVDFTDDAIASATNGWQTLKEGLLFGHNYGIQLGWQDQSATPSPSNSLQVKETIAQQFQEAVDDDLNFAGGLAVLFEVAKGLRREGNILVHQGKTETPASELEQQWRSLVELAQVLGLEAQPEEETEVSTDGLSDGEIEALIQQRAEARKTKNFELSDRIRDELQAQGITLIDQGGGVTTWHRN, from the coding sequence ATGACCCTACACCTTTACAATACCTTAACCCGCCGCAAGGAATCCTTTGAGCCATTGGAAACTGGTAAAGTCCGGATGTACTGCTGCGGCATTACGGCGTATGACTTTTGCCACTTGGGTCATGCTAGAACTTGTATTGTCTGGGATACTGCTCGTCGCTACTTACAATGGCGGGGCTATGATGTGAATTATGTCCAAAATTTTACAGATATTGATGATAAAATCCTGAACCGAGCGCGAAGGGAAGGCACCTCTATGGAGGCAGTATCTGAACGCTTCATTGATGCCTATTTTGAAGATATGGCAAGGCTGAATGTCAAAGAGGCTAATGCTTACCCCCGCGCCACTGATAGCTTAGATGGAATCAAGCGACTGGTGTGTGAGTTGGAAAAAAAGGGCTATGCTTACGAAGCGGATGGGGATGTGTACTATTCAGTGCGTCGGTTTGATGACTACGGCAAACTGTCTGGCCGCAAGTTAGAGGATTTGCAAGCAGGAGCCAGTGGACGGGTAGATGTAGCAGACTCCACTGAGCCTAAGAAGAAAGACCCGTTTGATTTTGCGCTTTGGAAAAGCGCTAAGCCAGAGGAACCCTGCTGGGAATCCCCTTGGGGAGCAGGTCGTCCAGGTTGGCATATTGAATGCTCGGCGATGGTGCGAGATATGCTGGGGGAAACGATTGATATTCATACTGGTGGCTCTGACTTGGTTTTCCCCCACCACGAAAATGAAATTGCTCAATCGGAAGCTATAACTGGTAAAAGCCTAGCCCGTTATTGGTTACATAATGGCATGGTCAAGGTGGATGGAGAGAAAATGTCTAAGTCTCTAGGCAACTTTACGACTATCCGAGAGTTACTCGACCGTCCTGTTGACCCGATGGCAGTGCGCTTATTTGTGTTAATGGCGCAATACCGTAAGCCAGTAGATTTTACGGATGATGCGATCGCATCTGCTACCAATGGCTGGCAAACTCTCAAAGAGGGCTTGCTGTTTGGCCATAACTATGGTATACAATTAGGATGGCAAGACCAATCAGCCACACCCTCACCCTCTAACTCCTTGCAGGTAAAAGAAACTATAGCGCAACAGTTTCAAGAAGCCGTAGATGACGACTTAAACTTTGCTGGAGGCTTAGCGGTATTGTTTGAAGTGGCCAAAGGGTTACGCAGGGAAGGCAATATCCTCGTACATCAGGGTAAAACAGAGACTCCTGCTTCAGAATTAGAGCAGCAATGGCGTAGTCTCGTGGAATTAGCCCAGGTATTAGGGTTAGAAGCACAACCGGAAGAAGAAACAGAAGTTTCTACGGATGGATTGAGTGATGGGGAAATTGAGGCACTGATTCAGCAGCGGGCTGAAGCACGGAAAACCAAGAACTTTGAATTAAGCGATCGCATTCGCGATGAACTGCAAGCTCAAGGGATTACGTTGATTGACCAGGGTGGTGGTGTTACCACATGGCATCGCAATTAA
- a CDS encoding RNA-guided endonuclease InsQ/TnpB family protein produces the protein MVEKAYRYRFYPTPEQETMLRRTLGCVRLVYNKALDARTSGWYKRSRRISYKETSLMLTEWKKQDDLFFLNDVSSVPLQQGLRHLQTAFTNFFAGRAKYPNFKKKRNGGSAEFTKSAFKWKDGQVYLAKCKEPLRIRWSRQLPANCTPSIVTVSLDSSERWQISIRFDDHRDLSLPTTDKQVGLDLGVTSLITTSDGDKIANPKHFKKLKKKLAKYQKALSRKQKGSNNRYKARLKVARVHAQIKDARRDFTHKLTTQLVRENQLIAFEDLAVKNLVKNHKLAQVISEANWAEIIRQIKYKSQWYNREAISIDKWFPSSKLCSVCLNRVESLPLNIREWDCLSCNAHHDRDINASINILAAGLAVSVCGATVRPEESKSRKAGAKNSPKGRRKQKPKS, from the coding sequence ATGGTCGAAAAAGCTTACCGTTACCGTTTCTATCCAACCCCTGAACAGGAAACTATGCTGAGGAGAACTCTAGGATGTGTAAGACTTGTTTACAACAAAGCTTTAGATGCTAGGACTTCAGGTTGGTACAAACGCTCCCGACGGATAAGCTACAAGGAAACTTCCTTAATGTTGACAGAATGGAAAAAACAGGATGACTTGTTCTTTTTGAATGACGTTAGTTCTGTTCCTCTTCAGCAAGGATTAAGACATTTACAAACCGCTTTTACTAATTTCTTTGCTGGTCGAGCTAAGTATCCTAACTTCAAGAAAAAACGTAATGGTGGTAGTGCAGAATTTACTAAGTCAGCATTCAAATGGAAAGATGGTCAAGTCTATCTTGCCAAATGCAAAGAACCTTTACGGATTCGTTGGAGTCGTCAGTTACCTGCAAACTGCACTCCAAGTATTGTTACAGTTAGCTTAGATTCATCTGAGCGGTGGCAGATCTCAATTAGGTTTGATGATCATAGAGATTTGAGCTTACCGACCACAGACAAACAAGTTGGCTTGGACTTAGGAGTTACCAGCCTGATCACAACGAGCGACGGAGATAAAATTGCTAATCCCAAACATTTTAAAAAGCTCAAGAAAAAGCTAGCTAAATACCAAAAAGCTTTGTCACGAAAACAAAAAGGTTCTAACAATCGTTACAAAGCCAGGTTAAAGGTGGCCAGGGTGCATGCACAAATCAAAGACGCTAGACGAGATTTTACCCACAAGCTAACTACTCAACTGGTCAGAGAAAACCAATTGATTGCGTTTGAAGATTTAGCTGTGAAAAATCTGGTCAAAAATCACAAACTAGCTCAAGTTATCAGTGAGGCCAACTGGGCGGAAATAATTCGTCAGATTAAGTACAAGTCTCAATGGTATAATCGAGAAGCCATTTCCATTGATAAGTGGTTTCCTAGTAGCAAACTGTGTTCTGTTTGCCTAAATCGTGTTGAGTCTTTACCTTTGAATATTCGGGAATGGGATTGCCTATCCTGCAATGCTCACCACGATCGTGATATCAATGCATCAATTAACATTTTGGCGGCAGGACTTGCCGTGTCAGTCTGCGGAGCGACCGTAAGACCCGAAGAGAGTAAATCTCGGAAGGCTGGTGCGAAAAACTCCCCCAAGGGGAGAAGGAAACAGAAACCTAAGTCGTGA
- a CDS encoding pentapeptide repeat-containing protein: MKLRQSFIWGISLGLLALLGITWLIINQDNPLDQLRETKNCQNCNLAGLELSRYDLKGANLEKANLEGANLAGANLEKANLVGVNLEGANLENANLKKANFSGANLRRANLKKADLIWTNFTEANLEQANLQQANLSNIFAKAIKLERANLREANLSKANLVGINLSGVNLEKANLQEARLAELNTSASLPFDHYLISANLRGANLMGANLERADLRGIDFSDANLSDASLKGAQLDYTLDLTDWDSPNKVYRANLKGANLSNTIMPDGSIHQ, encoded by the coding sequence ATGAAACTTAGACAATCGTTTATCTGGGGAATTTCTTTGGGATTGCTTGCCCTTTTGGGAATTACTTGGCTGATTATCAATCAAGACAATCCTCTCGACCAGTTACGGGAAACAAAAAATTGTCAAAACTGTAATTTAGCAGGCCTAGAACTTTCCAGATATGATTTAAAAGGAGCGAATCTGGAAAAGGCTAATTTAGAAGGGGCTAACTTAGCGGGAGCGAATCTAGAAAAAGCGAATTTGGTAGGGGTAAACTTAGAGGGAGCTAACCTAGAAAACGCTAACCTAAAAAAAGCTAACTTCAGTGGGGCTAATCTCCGTAGAGCTAACCTGAAAAAAGCTGACCTTATTTGGACCAACTTCACAGAAGCTAACTTAGAACAAGCTAATCTCCAACAAGCAAACTTATCAAATATTTTTGCCAAAGCAATTAAGCTCGAAAGAGCTAACCTCAGGGAAGCTAATTTATCAAAAGCCAATCTGGTAGGGATTAATCTGAGTGGAGTTAACCTAGAAAAAGCGAATCTCCAAGAAGCAAGACTGGCTGAGTTGAATACAAGTGCTTCATTGCCATTCGATCACTATTTAATAAGTGCCAATCTCAGGGGGGCTAACTTGATGGGAGCGAATCTTGAACGGGCTGACTTGAGGGGAATTGACTTCTCCGATGCCAACCTCTCCGACGCTAGCCTCAAGGGAGCACAACTAGACTATACCTTGGATCTTACTGATTGGGATTCTCCCAACAAAGTTTACCGTGCCAACCTCAAGGGGGCGAACTTAAGCAATACGATCATGCCCGATGGTAGTATCCATCAATAG